One stretch of Pararhizobium qamdonense DNA includes these proteins:
- the cobS gene encoding cobaltochelatase subunit CobS, producing MSKVDLDISNLPDTTVSVRDVFRIDTDLRVPAYSKGDAYVPDLDPDYLFDRETTLAILAGFAHNRRVMVSGYHGTGKSTHIEQVAARLNWPCVRVNLDSHVSRIDLVGKDAIVVKDGMQVTEFKDGILPWAYQHNVALVFDEYDAGRPDVMFVIQRVLESSGRLTLLDQSRVIRPHPAFRLFSTANTVGLGDTTGLYHGTQQINQAQMDRWSIVTTLNYLPHDNEVDIVAAKVKGFTKDRGRDTVSKMVRVADLTRAAFINGDLSTVMSPRTVITWAENAHIFGDIAFAFRVTFLNKCDELERALVAEHYQRAFGVELKESAANIVLEATA from the coding sequence ATGAGCAAGGTAGACCTCGATATTTCCAATCTCCCCGATACGACGGTTTCCGTCCGTGACGTTTTCCGTATCGATACCGATCTGCGCGTGCCGGCCTATTCGAAGGGCGATGCCTATGTGCCGGATCTCGATCCCGACTATCTGTTCGACCGCGAGACGACGCTCGCCATCCTGGCCGGCTTTGCCCATAACCGCCGCGTGATGGTGTCCGGTTATCACGGCACCGGCAAATCGACCCATATCGAGCAGGTCGCGGCCCGTCTCAACTGGCCCTGCGTGCGCGTCAACCTGGACAGCCATGTCAGCCGTATCGATCTCGTCGGCAAGGACGCGATCGTCGTCAAGGACGGCATGCAGGTCACCGAATTCAAGGACGGCATCCTGCCCTGGGCCTACCAGCACAATGTCGCGCTCGTCTTTGACGAATATGATGCCGGCCGCCCGGACGTGATGTTCGTCATTCAGCGCGTGCTCGAATCGTCGGGCCGCCTGACGCTGCTCGACCAGAGCCGCGTCATCAGGCCGCACCCGGCTTTCCGCCTGTTTTCGACGGCCAATACTGTTGGCCTCGGCGATACGACCGGCCTCTATCACGGCACGCAGCAGATCAACCAGGCGCAGATGGACCGCTGGTCGATCGTCACCACGCTGAACTATCTGCCGCATGACAACGAGGTCGATATCGTTGCCGCCAAGGTCAAGGGCTTCACCAAGGATCGCGGCCGCGACACGGTTTCCAAGATGGTCCGCGTTGCCGATCTCACCCGTGCAGCCTTCATCAACGGCGACCTGTCGACCGTGATGAGCCCGCGTACCGTCATCACCTGGGCTGAAAACGCGCATATCTTTGGCGATATCGCCTTTGCGTTCCGCGTCACCTTCCTCAACAAGTGCGACGAGCTTGAGCGGGCGCTGGTGGCCGAACACTATCAGCGCGCCTTCGGTGTCGAGCTGAAGGAAAGCGCTGCCAATATCGTGCTCGAAGCCACGGCCTGA
- a CDS encoding J domain-containing protein: MSAMKLDSKYFDGIRTRRRATQKPEPMAPKCQWDGCEENAVHRAPVGRNAENEFFMFCFEHVKEYNKGYNYFSGLSDSEIARYQKEAITGHRPTWTVGVNKNAKNAPQQSQQRSGSAGAQARMRDPFGFVDQARARANRQEPRLRKLKTLEAKAFETLGLHANATAADVKSAYKELVKKHHPDANGGDRGSEERFRAVIQAYQLLKQAGFC, from the coding sequence ATTAGCGCCATGAAACTTGATTCAAAATACTTTGATGGGATCCGGACGCGCCGCAGGGCGACCCAGAAGCCCGAGCCGATGGCTCCGAAGTGCCAGTGGGACGGGTGCGAGGAGAACGCCGTCCATCGCGCGCCGGTGGGCCGCAATGCAGAGAACGAGTTTTTCATGTTCTGCTTCGAACACGTCAAGGAATACAACAAGGGCTACAATTATTTTTCCGGCCTGTCCGACAGCGAGATCGCGCGCTACCAGAAGGAAGCCATCACCGGCCACCGCCCGACCTGGACGGTCGGCGTCAACAAGAACGCCAAGAATGCGCCGCAGCAGTCGCAGCAACGGTCGGGGTCGGCCGGTGCGCAGGCGCGCATGCGCGATCCCTTCGGCTTTGTCGATCAGGCGCGGGCCCGCGCCAACCGGCAGGAGCCGCGGCTGCGCAAGCTGAAGACATTGGAGGCCAAGGCCTTCGAAACGCTGGGTCTGCATGCCAATGCAACTGCGGCAGATGTGAAGTCGGCGTATAAAGAGCTTGTAAAAAAGCATCACCCCGATGCAAATGGCGGAGACAGGGGATCGGAAGAGCGTTTTCGCGCCGTGATCCAGGCATATCAATTGTTAAAACAGGCTGGCTTCTGCTAG
- a CDS encoding queuosine precursor transporter, which produces MLKNRTFLTYVALMTLVVVASNFLVQYPLPGSIAGMQLGDLLTWGAFSYPIAFLVTDLTNRQFGPRTARKVVIAGFAVAIVLSVLVATPRIAIASGSAFLFGQLLDISVFNRLRAQSWWRAPLIGSLFGSFLDTAIFFSFAFAAVFVVFGPNDPFALESAPILGVMTAEAPRWISWALGDLSVKIIVGLVMLLPYGALMNVIKPMPGAKANA; this is translated from the coding sequence ATGCTTAAAAACCGCACGTTTCTCACCTATGTCGCGCTGATGACCCTCGTGGTCGTGGCCTCCAATTTCCTGGTCCAGTATCCCCTGCCCGGCTCGATCGCCGGCATGCAATTGGGTGACCTGCTGACCTGGGGCGCGTTCAGCTATCCGATCGCCTTTCTCGTCACCGACCTTACCAACCGCCAGTTCGGACCACGCACTGCCCGCAAGGTGGTGATTGCCGGCTTTGCCGTCGCCATCGTCCTGTCGGTGCTGGTCGCCACACCGCGCATCGCGATCGCCTCGGGTTCGGCCTTCCTGTTCGGCCAGCTTCTGGATATTTCGGTGTTCAACAGGCTGCGGGCGCAGAGCTGGTGGCGCGCGCCGCTGATCGGCTCGCTGTTCGGCTCTTTCCTCGATACCGCGATCTTCTTCTCGTTTGCCTTTGCAGCCGTCTTCGTGGTCTTTGGCCCGAACGATCCCTTCGCGCTCGAAAGCGCCCCGATCCTCGGCGTCATGACCGCAGAAGCACCGCGCTGGATCTCCTGGGCGCTCGGCGACCTCAGCGTCAAGATCATCGTCGGCCTGGTCATGCTGTTGCCCTATGGCGCATTGATGAACGTGATCAAGCCGATGCCGGGTGCGAAGGCCAACGCCTGA
- the rpmB gene encoding 50S ribosomal protein L28: MSRSCELTGKGVQSGNNVSHANNKTKRKFLPNLCQVTLISDVLGQRYRLRVSAAALRSVEHRGGLDAFLIKADEVELSMRARLLRRQIVKKTAEAVAVAA; this comes from the coding sequence ATGTCCCGTAGTTGCGAATTGACCGGCAAGGGCGTCCAGTCGGGCAACAATGTGAGCCACGCAAACAACAAGACCAAGCGCAAGTTCCTTCCGAACCTGTGCCAGGTTACGTTGATTTCCGACGTGCTCGGCCAGCGTTACCGTCTGCGCGTTTCGGCCGCAGCCCTGCGTTCGGTTGAACACCGCGGTGGTCTCGACGCATTCCTGATCAAGGCTGACGAAGTCGAGCTGTCGATGCGCGCTCGCCTGCTGCGCCGCCAGATCGTCAAGAAGACGGCTGAAGCCGTCGCTGTCGCCGCTTAA
- a CDS encoding cupin domain-containing protein codes for MDVQLPLSAKAIIETLNMQRHPEGGWYIQTFKDTAGGPRGYSTAIYYLLERGERSHWHRVRDAVEVWHFYAGAPLALSIAEDGKPATTIKLGSNILIGELPQAVVPANGWQSATSLGAWTLVGCTVSPGFDFSAFEMAPPGWQPPAL; via the coding sequence ATGGACGTCCAACTGCCGCTCTCGGCGAAAGCCATTATCGAAACGTTGAACATGCAGCGCCATCCGGAAGGCGGCTGGTATATCCAGACCTTCAAGGACACCGCAGGCGGCCCGCGAGGATACTCGACGGCCATCTATTATCTCTTGGAGCGCGGCGAACGCTCGCACTGGCACCGGGTCCGCGATGCGGTCGAGGTCTGGCACTTCTATGCCGGTGCGCCTCTGGCGCTCAGCATCGCTGAGGATGGCAAGCCTGCCACGACCATCAAGCTCGGCTCGAATATCCTGATCGGCGAACTGCCGCAGGCCGTGGTGCCGGCGAACGGCTGGCAATCGGCAACCTCGCTTGGCGCCTGGACGCTGGTCGGCTGCACCGTTTCACCGGGTTTTGATTTCTCGGCTTTTGAAATGGCGCCGCCCGGCTGGCAGCCGCCTGCGCTCTAA
- a CDS encoding BolA family protein, with translation MSLQSRIETKLNTAFSPERLIVVNESHLHAGHHPDIDGTGETHMRVRIVSSAFIGMSRIARHRAINEVLQPEIDAGLHALALEPAVPGEATRW, from the coding sequence ATGTCGCTTCAAAGCCGCATCGAAACAAAACTCAACACGGCTTTTTCGCCCGAACGGCTGATCGTTGTCAACGAAAGCCACCTGCATGCCGGTCATCATCCGGACATTGACGGCACCGGCGAAACCCATATGCGGGTGCGCATCGTCTCCAGCGCGTTCATCGGCATGAGCCGCATCGCCCGCCACCGCGCCATCAACGAGGTTTTGCAGCCCGAGATCGATGCCGGATTGCATGCGCTGGCGCTGGAACCGGCCGTTCCAGGCGAAGCCACCCGCTGGTGA
- the yddG gene encoding aromatic amino acid exporter YddG, which translates to MKVKATLIGFSAILMWSLLALFTAASGTMPPFQLSAICFSIGSIPGLVVLALKPERLKLLRQPAQVWIVGIAGLFGYHFLYFTALRNAPAVEAGLIAYLWPLLIVVGSALLPGERLRWYHVAGAVCGLAGTILIVARNGVQFDDAYVMGYSAALACAFTWSGYSLLTRRFEAVSTDVVTGFCLATAALSFLCHLGLETTVWPESATQWIAVVGLGLLPVGAAFYAWDYGVKNGNIQILGVASYAAPVLSTLVLIAFGFAEPSWRIALACLFVTGGAVLAAKDIIFRDRSRAAQPAG; encoded by the coding sequence ATGAAGGTCAAGGCAACGCTGATCGGCTTTTCGGCGATCCTGATGTGGTCGCTGCTGGCGCTGTTTACCGCCGCCTCCGGCACGATGCCGCCTTTCCAGCTTTCGGCCATCTGCTTTTCGATCGGCAGTATTCCAGGCCTCGTGGTTCTGGCGCTGAAGCCCGAGCGGCTCAAGCTTCTCAGGCAGCCGGCACAGGTCTGGATCGTCGGCATTGCCGGGCTGTTCGGCTACCATTTCCTCTATTTCACGGCGCTTCGGAATGCGCCGGCGGTCGAGGCCGGGCTGATTGCCTATTTGTGGCCGCTGCTGATCGTCGTCGGTTCGGCGCTTTTGCCGGGCGAGCGTCTGCGCTGGTATCATGTTGCGGGCGCGGTCTGTGGTCTAGCCGGTACGATCCTGATCGTGGCGCGCAACGGCGTCCAGTTCGATGATGCCTATGTGATGGGCTATAGCGCGGCTTTGGCCTGCGCCTTCACCTGGTCGGGATATTCGCTGCTGACGCGGCGGTTCGAGGCGGTTTCAACCGATGTCGTCACCGGCTTTTGCCTGGCAACCGCCGCTTTGTCGTTCCTGTGCCATCTTGGCTTGGAAACCACGGTCTGGCCGGAAAGCGCCACGCAATGGATTGCGGTTGTGGGTCTTGGCCTCTTGCCGGTCGGTGCTGCCTTCTATGCCTGGGATTACGGCGTCAAGAACGGCAATATCCAGATCCTCGGCGTTGCCAGCTATGCGGCCCCGGTTCTGTCCACGCTGGTGCTGATCGCCTTCGGTTTTGCCGAGCCGTCGTGGCGCATCGCGCTCGCCTGCCTGTTCGTCACGGGCGGCGCAGTGCTGGCGGCCAAGGATATCATTTTCCGGGACCGGTCGCGCGCCGCGCAGCCCGCCGGGTAG
- a CDS encoding HlyC/CorC family transporter has protein sequence MSNEAFTLFLTDYGPGILIILVMIVLSAFFSGSETALTAASRSRMHTLEANGDERAGMVNRLIERRDRLIGALLIGNNLANILSSSIATSLFLHFFGASGVAYATLAMTIILVIFAEVLPKSWAIASPDRFALGVARTVNVIVLVVGPVSSLVNWIVRRILGLFGINLSSEMPMLTAHEELRGAVDFLHREGSVIKADRDRLGGVLDLGELEISDIMIHRTSMRGINADDAPEVAVRAVLESPYTRMPVWRGSTDNIIGVVHAKDLLRALAEPDVEPENLDIVRIAQKPWFVPETTNLKEQLNAFLRRKVHFAIVVDEYGEVQGLVTLEDILEEIVGDISDEHDIEIQGVRQEADGSIVVDGSVPIRDLNRALDWTLPDEEATTVAGLVIHESRTIPEERQAFTFYGKRFIVMKRVKNRITRLRIRPADDPTLPPLPVKTESVE, from the coding sequence ATGAGCAACGAAGCCTTCACGCTCTTCCTGACCGACTACGGTCCGGGCATTCTGATCATTCTCGTGATGATCGTGCTGTCGGCTTTTTTCTCCGGCTCGGAAACGGCGCTGACTGCGGCATCGCGCTCAAGGATGCACACGCTGGAGGCCAATGGCGATGAGCGGGCGGGCATGGTCAACCGCCTGATCGAACGCCGCGACCGGCTGATCGGAGCGCTTTTGATCGGCAACAACCTTGCCAACATCCTGTCGTCATCGATCGCCACCAGTCTGTTCCTGCATTTCTTCGGCGCGTCCGGCGTTGCCTATGCGACGCTCGCCATGACGATCATTCTGGTCATCTTTGCCGAGGTGCTGCCGAAAAGCTGGGCGATCGCATCGCCGGACCGATTTGCGCTTGGCGTGGCACGCACGGTCAATGTCATCGTTCTGGTGGTCGGCCCGGTTTCGAGCCTGGTCAACTGGATCGTGCGCCGCATTCTCGGCCTGTTCGGCATCAATCTGTCCTCGGAAATGCCGATGCTGACGGCGCATGAGGAATTGCGCGGTGCGGTCGATTTCCTGCACCGGGAAGGCTCGGTCATCAAGGCCGACCGCGACCGGCTCGGCGGCGTTCTCGATCTGGGCGAGCTGGAAATTTCCGACATCATGATCCACCGCACCTCGATGCGCGGCATCAATGCCGACGATGCGCCGGAAGTGGCGGTTCGCGCGGTGCTCGAAAGTCCCTACACCCGCATGCCGGTCTGGCGCGGATCGACCGATAACATCATCGGCGTCGTGCATGCCAAGGACCTGTTGCGGGCGCTGGCGGAACCGGATGTCGAGCCGGAAAATCTCGATATCGTCCGCATCGCGCAAAAGCCGTGGTTCGTGCCGGAAACCACCAATCTGAAGGAACAGCTCAACGCCTTCCTGCGCCGCAAGGTACATTTCGCCATCGTCGTCGATGAATATGGCGAGGTGCAGGGGCTGGTGACGCTGGAGGATATCCTGGAGGAAATCGTCGGCGATATCTCCGACGAGCACGATATCGAAATCCAGGGCGTGCGCCAGGAAGCCGACGGCTCGATCGTCGTGGATGGCAGCGTGCCGATCCGCGATCTCAACCGCGCACTCGACTGGACCCTGCCGGACGAGGAGGCGACCACGGTTGCCGGGCTTGTCATCCACGAATCCCGGACGATCCCGGAGGAGCGGCAGGCCTTCACCTTCTACGGCAAGCGCTTTATCGTCATGAAGCGGGTCAAGAACCGGATTACGCGGCTCAGAATCCGGCCGGCCGATGACCCGACACTGCCCCCGCTGCCGGTGAAGACCGAAAGCGTCGAGTAA
- the aroB gene encoding 3-dehydroquinate synthase translates to MTTTRLSAARKTVRVNLGDRSYDILIGPGLIATAADEIAGRLKGRRMAVITDEHVAPLYLEPLMESLKASGITAVSLVLPAGEKTKSFEHLIPVCEAILGARIERNDAVIALGGGVIGDLTGFAAGIARRGSRFIQIPTSLLAQVDSSVGGKTGINSPHGKNLIGVFHQPDLVLADTDVLDTLSPREFKAGYAEVAKYGLIDKPDFFAWLENNWQAVFAGGDARIEAIAISCQAKADVVAADERENGQRALLNLGHTFGHALEAATQYDGARLVHGEGVSIGMVLAHQFSARMNLASPDDARRVEAHLRAVGLPTRMDEIPGTLPPVETLMNAIAQDKKVSGGKLTFILTRGIGQSFVADDVPGSEVTAFLKEKHPG, encoded by the coding sequence ATGACCACGACCCGTTTATCTGCCGCCCGCAAAACCGTCCGCGTCAATCTCGGCGACCGGTCCTATGATATCCTCATCGGTCCCGGCCTTATTGCAACGGCCGCAGACGAGATTGCCGGGCGGCTGAAGGGCCGGCGCATGGCCGTGATCACCGACGAACATGTCGCGCCGCTCTATCTCGAGCCGTTGATGGAAAGCCTGAAGGCCAGTGGCATCACCGCCGTGTCGCTGGTTTTGCCGGCCGGCGAAAAGACCAAGAGCTTCGAACATCTGATCCCGGTCTGCGAGGCGATCCTTGGGGCCCGCATCGAGCGCAACGATGCCGTTATCGCGCTGGGCGGCGGCGTGATCGGCGATCTCACCGGCTTTGCCGCCGGTATCGCCCGGCGCGGATCGCGCTTCATTCAGATCCCGACGTCGCTTCTGGCCCAGGTGGATTCGTCTGTCGGCGGCAAGACCGGCATCAACTCGCCGCACGGCAAGAACCTGATCGGCGTGTTCCATCAGCCGGATCTGGTTCTGGCCGATACGGATGTGCTGGATACGCTCAGCCCGCGCGAGTTCAAGGCAGGCTATGCCGAGGTCGCCAAATATGGCCTGATCGACAAGCCGGACTTCTTTGCCTGGCTGGAAAACAACTGGCAGGCCGTCTTTGCTGGCGGCGACGCCCGTATCGAGGCGATCGCCATCAGCTGCCAGGCCAAGGCCGATGTGGTTGCTGCCGACGAACGCGAGAACGGCCAGCGGGCGCTGCTCAATCTCGGGCACACATTCGGCCATGCGCTGGAGGCGGCGACGCAGTATGATGGCGCGCGTCTCGTGCACGGCGAGGGAGTGTCGATCGGCATGGTGCTGGCGCATCAGTTTTCCGCGCGCATGAACCTTGCAAGCCCCGATGACGCCAGGCGCGTCGAAGCGCATCTGCGAGCGGTGGGCCTGCCGACCCGTATGGATGAAATTCCCGGCACCTTGCCGCCCGTGGAGACGCTGATGAACGCGATTGCCCAGGACAAGAAGGTCAGCGGCGGCAAGCTCACCTTCATCCTGACGCGCGGCATCGGCCAGTCCTTTGTCGCCGATGACGTGCCGGGATCGGAAGTGACCGCGTTTCTCAAGGAAAAGCATCCGGGATGA
- a CDS encoding DUF3108 domain-containing protein produces the protein MNWRIGVSALLAFATATFSTGTAFAADITHNTDYSISLAGLPIAKASFHTALNDKRYTISGTMNSAGLADIFAKTSGETSVSGVIGRDQLSASEYRVRYQSGKKGRAIDVQFRDGDVVSASMKPPRKIPKNWVPVTKADMRNVVDPLSGLIFPADTRVCPKSVPVFDGESRMDLKLSPKGTKPFKTEGFSGDVIVCGIKFVPKSGFRKGRDDVDYLRKLETMEIWFAKAEAVNVYAPVYVRIPTSYGPVTIWATRFGS, from the coding sequence ATGAACTGGCGCATCGGTGTCTCGGCGCTTCTGGCGTTTGCAACGGCAACGTTTTCCACAGGTACGGCTTTTGCCGCCGATATCACGCATAATACGGATTACAGCATCTCGCTTGCCGGCCTGCCGATTGCCAAGGCTTCGTTCCACACGGCATTGAACGACAAGCGCTACACCATTTCCGGCACGATGAACTCAGCAGGGCTTGCCGATATCTTTGCAAAGACCTCGGGTGAAACCTCGGTATCGGGCGTCATCGGCCGTGACCAGCTGAGTGCTTCCGAATACCGCGTGCGCTATCAGAGCGGCAAGAAGGGCCGGGCGATCGATGTCCAGTTCCGTGATGGCGATGTGGTATCCGCCTCGATGAAACCGCCGCGCAAGATCCCGAAAAACTGGGTGCCGGTGACCAAGGCCGATATGCGCAATGTCGTCGATCCGCTCTCCGGCCTGATCTTTCCGGCCGATACGCGGGTCTGCCCGAAAAGCGTGCCGGTCTTTGACGGCGAATCGCGCATGGACCTGAAGCTCTCGCCCAAGGGCACGAAGCCCTTCAAGACGGAGGGTTTTTCGGGCGATGTCATCGTCTGCGGCATCAAGTTCGTGCCGAAATCCGGTTTCCGCAAGGGCCGCGACGACGTCGATTATCTGCGCAAGCTGGAAACCATGGAAATCTGGTTTGCCAAGGCTGAAGCCGTGAATGTATATGCTCCCGTCTACGTCCGCATCCCCACCAGCTACGGCCCGGTCACCATCTGGGCCACGCGGTTCGGAAGCTGA
- a CDS encoding esterase-like activity of phytase family protein: MIQAAALSLFLAVTPSVAAPLAPSETVPVKSRQIENFKIGSDQKQFGKLEFIGGIEMSSSNALLGAISSIRFRPDRKSFLAIMDTGHWVEGEIRRDHEGKLSGTSDLTVTSMIDANGRSEQVKERMDCEGVALRNGEVLASYEGLHRVDVYPDPGFAQSGPVATLPLLIPVTSLRGNRGLETIAVSPKDSPLAGGVTVVSELSFDANGNLLAAVLDGPRKGIFGVVRKGAFAVTDGAFLPNGDLLILERRFSFAEGIGMQIRRIKGDDIKPGAVVDGEIFLNADMGYQIDNMEGLDVIVEPGETRLILVSDDNHSILERNLMLEFRLTE; the protein is encoded by the coding sequence CTGATCCAGGCCGCCGCCCTTTCCCTGTTCCTGGCCGTCACGCCCTCGGTTGCGGCGCCGCTCGCACCGTCCGAAACCGTTCCGGTGAAAAGCCGACAGATCGAGAATTTCAAGATCGGGTCGGACCAGAAACAGTTCGGCAAGCTGGAATTTATCGGCGGCATCGAAATGTCGTCGTCGAACGCGCTGCTCGGCGCGATTTCGTCGATCCGCTTTCGTCCGGACCGGAAGTCCTTCCTTGCGATCATGGATACCGGCCATTGGGTCGAAGGTGAAATCCGGCGCGACCACGAGGGCAAGCTCTCCGGCACGAGCGATCTCACCGTCACCTCGATGATCGATGCCAATGGCCGCTCGGAGCAGGTCAAGGAGCGGATGGACTGCGAGGGCGTAGCCCTGCGAAACGGTGAGGTTCTGGCCAGCTATGAGGGGTTGCATCGCGTCGATGTCTATCCGGATCCGGGCTTTGCCCAGTCAGGGCCGGTGGCGACCCTGCCGCTTCTCATTCCGGTCACGTCGCTGCGTGGCAATCGTGGCCTGGAAACCATCGCCGTCTCTCCGAAGGACAGTCCGCTTGCAGGCGGCGTCACCGTGGTGTCGGAGCTGAGTTTCGACGCGAACGGAAACCTGCTGGCTGCCGTGCTTGATGGTCCACGCAAGGGCATTTTCGGTGTCGTCCGCAAGGGGGCGTTTGCCGTGACCGACGGCGCGTTCCTGCCCAATGGCGACCTGCTCATTCTGGAGCGCCGCTTCAGCTTTGCCGAAGGCATCGGCATGCAGATCCGCCGCATCAAGGGTGACGATATCAAGCCGGGCGCGGTGGTCGATGGCGAGATTTTTTTGAATGCCGACATGGGCTACCAGATCGACAATATGGAAGGCCTCGACGTGATCGTCGAGCCCGGCGAGACCCGCCTCATCCTCGTGTCCGACGACAATCACTCGATCCTTGAGCGCAACCTGATGCTGGAATTCCGGTTGACCGAATAG
- the cobT gene encoding cobaltochelatase subunit CobT, translated as MAGRGDNSKARPAGVVDVEPFRRALTGCIRSIAGDSEVEVVFANERPGLSGERVRLPEISKRPTRQELAVTRGLGDSMALRKACHDARIHATMAPQGADARGIFDAVEQARVEAIGSLRMTGVAGNLTSMLDEKYARANFSNIDRQADAPIEEAVALIVREKLTGQKPPASAGKVLDLWRDFIEEKAAGDMKELSAAVNDQQAFARVVRNMLTSMEMAEKYGDDDVEPDDQESQTDEDQPRSQEQDENSSDDDAGSDAAPADENESADEQMDDGEMDGAEISEEEMSDDGEDDSETPGEVKRPSHPFDDFNDKVDYGVFTEEFDETTTAEELCDEAELDRLRAFLDKQLAHLQGAVGRLANRLQRRLMAQQNRSWEFDLEEGYLDSARLTRMIIDPMQPLSFKREKDTNFRDTVVTLLIDNSGSMRGRPITVAATCADILARTLERCGVKVEILGFTTKAWKGGQSREKWLASGKPQMPGRLNDLRHIIYKSADAPWRRARRNLGLMMREGLLKENIDGEALIWAHNRLLGRSEQRRILMMISDGAPVDDSTLSVNPGNYLERHLRAVIDQIETRSPVELLAIGIGHDVTRYYRKAVTIVDADELAGAMTEQLASLFDDESSRRRAAAPRRRAS; from the coding sequence ATGGCAGGCCGGGGCGACAATTCGAAAGCAAGGCCGGCCGGTGTCGTGGATGTGGAGCCGTTCCGCCGCGCACTGACCGGTTGTATCCGCTCGATTGCCGGCGATTCGGAGGTCGAGGTCGTGTTTGCCAACGAGCGTCCGGGCCTTTCGGGCGAACGCGTGCGGCTGCCGGAAATCTCCAAGCGGCCGACGCGCCAGGAACTTGCGGTCACCCGCGGGCTCGGCGATTCCATGGCGCTGCGCAAGGCCTGCCATGATGCCCGCATCCACGCCACCATGGCGCCGCAGGGTGCCGACGCACGCGGCATTTTCGATGCCGTCGAGCAGGCGCGCGTCGAGGCGATCGGGTCGCTGCGCATGACCGGCGTTGCCGGCAATCTGACATCGATGCTGGACGAGAAATACGCCCGGGCCAATTTCAGCAATATCGACCGCCAGGCGGATGCGCCGATCGAAGAGGCGGTTGCCCTGATCGTGCGCGAAAAGCTGACCGGCCAGAAGCCGCCGGCGTCCGCCGGCAAGGTACTCGATCTCTGGCGCGATTTCATCGAGGAAAAAGCCGCCGGCGACATGAAGGAATTGTCTGCCGCTGTGAACGACCAGCAGGCCTTTGCCCGCGTCGTGCGCAATATGCTGACCTCGATGGAGATGGCCGAGAAATACGGCGACGACGATGTCGAGCCGGACGATCAGGAAAGCCAGACCGACGAGGACCAGCCGCGCAGCCAGGAGCAGGACGAAAACAGCTCCGACGACGATGCCGGCTCCGACGCCGCCCCAGCCGACGAAAACGAATCTGCCGACGAGCAGATGGACGACGGCGAGATGGACGGTGCCGAAATCTCCGAAGAGGAGATGTCGGACGATGGCGAGGACGACAGCGAAACGCCCGGCGAGGTCAAGCGGCCGAGCCATCCGTTCGACGATTTCAACGATAAGGTCGATTACGGCGTCTTTACCGAGGAATTCGACGAGACGACCACGGCCGAAGAGCTTTGCGACGAAGCCGAGCTCGACCGCCTGCGCGCCTTCCTCGACAAGCAGCTGGCGCATTTGCAGGGCGCAGTCGGCCGTCTGGCCAACCGGCTGCAGCGCCGCCTCATGGCGCAGCAGAACCGGTCCTGGGAATTCGACTTGGAAGAGGGCTATCTCGATTCGGCGCGGCTGACGCGCATGATCATCGACCCGATGCAGCCGCTCTCCTTCAAGCGCGAGAAGGATACCAATTTCCGCGATACGGTCGTCACGCTGCTGATCGACAATTCCGGCTCGATGCGCGGACGGCCGATCACGGTCGCGGCGACCTGCGCGGATATTTTGGCCCGCACGCTGGAGCGCTGCGGCGTCAAGGTCGAAATCCTCGGCTTCACGACCAAGGCCTGGAAGGGCGGGCAGTCGCGTGAAAAATGGCTGGCCAGCGGCAAGCCGCAGATGCCGGGACGTCTCAACGATCTGCGCCACATTATCTACAAGTCTGCCGACGCCCCGTGGCGCCGCGCGCGCCGCAATCTCGGCCTGATGATGCGCGAGGGTTTGCTGAAAGAAAATATCGACGGCGAAGCGCTGATCTGGGCACATAACCGGCTGCTTGGCCGCTCCGAGCAGCGCCGCATTCTGATGATGATTTCGGATGGTGCGCCGGTTGATGATTCCACCCTGTCGGTCAATCCGGGCAACTATCTCGAACGGCACCTGCGCGCTGTCATCGATCAGATCGAGACGCGCTCGCCGGTCGAATTGCTGGCGATCGGTATCGGCCACGACGTGACGCGCTATTATCGCAAGGCCGTGACCATCGTCGATGCCGACGAGTTGGCAGGTGCGATGACCGAGCAGCTGGCGTCGCTGTTCGACGATGAGAGCTCCCGGCGCCGGGCTGCTGCGCCACGGCGGCGCGCGAGCTGA